GCGGGCTGCGCCCTTTGCGCCGCGCCTGCAAATATCCAACGGTGCGGGCATCGCCGACACAACCGGCCTTGGGACACCAACGCTGCGGTATCGCGTGTCACTGCTAGGCGGGCAACAGTCCGGCTGCGCGCAGCGCGGGCAAGTTAGAACGGCTTACCGGAACCTCCGCCCCATCAGCCATGCCCAAAACGACCCTGCCCTGCCGCCGCTCCACGCGCAAGATTTCTTCGGGCACAACCCAATGCGACCGGTGAACACGGATGCCCGCCCCGTGCAAGGCGGCCTCGGCATCGGCCATGCGCATCAGGATCAGTTCGGACCCGTTGCGCGTGACAACCAGCAGGTAATGATCCTGCGCTTCCAGCCGGATCAGCGGCCCGCGTTTTTGCAGCGGCAGGCGCGCAACGAAAATATCCGCAGCGGTCGTGTCACCTTCCGTCGCATTTGCAGGGCGCAGCCAGATCATCAGCGCATGAATGGCCCCTGCAATAACCAGCACAATCATGACCAGCCACAAAAAGCCTGCCATATTGCCCGCATGCCAGCCGGGAAACAGCACCACATTCAGGCCAAAGACCAGCCCGCCAAGGATGACCGCATAGGCCACGCTGACGGCGGCACGCATGACGGGACGCGCAGGCAAATGCTGTTGCAGGCGGCGCAGGGCAAAATGCAACACAATCGCGCCCGCAATCACACCGCCCCAATACAGCGCACGCGGCCGCAGGGATAGCGCATCCATTGTGCCAAAAGGGCCAGCCAGTGTCGCCAGAACCGTCAGGCCAAGCCACAGCGCGCCAGTCTCGCGCCATTCACGAAGCGTGAGTTGCAGCGCCCTGAAACGCATGGTCATTCGCGAAATCCCCTGACAGTCGACGCACCCTTTATTGCCGTGCGGTGCTGCCGAATGCAAACCCTGCAACCACTATTCAACCTATGGACATGGGACGCAACATGGCACTGACTCTGGCCCCGCTTGTAAACACGACACTGGCAATACAAATCCACACCGCCGCCGCGATGATCGCAATTGTCGTAACGCTGCTGATTTTCACACGCCCAAGGGGGTCGCGCGCGCACAGGCGTCTGGGCTGGGTATGGGTCGGTGCAATGCTGACCGTCGCCCTGACCAGTTTCGGCATCCGGCATGGCGGCCCTCTTTGGGGCTATGGCTGGATACACCTGCTGTCACTCTGGGTGATCGCGGGCATTGGCTATGCACTTATCCAGATCAGGCGCGGGCAGATCGCGCGCCACCGCGGCATGATGCTGGGCATGGTCTGGGGCGGGTTGGTGATTGCGGGCGCATTCACCCTGGCCCCCGGACGCATCATGCACGCGGTTCTGATCGGGGGCTAGACTGTCAGCCCTTCGGGTTCGGGCAGACCATTGGCGCGGCAGGCCGCTGTCACGGTATTGGCCAGCAAGCAGGCAATGGTCATCGGGCCAACGCCCCCCGGAACCGGCGTAATCGCGCCCGCAACCGCTGCCGCGCTTTCAAAATGGACATCGCCCACCAGCTTGTTACGGCCCTCGCGTTCCACACGGTTGATGCCCACATCAATAACGGTCGCACCCGGCTTCACCCAATCACCGGAAATCATTTCAGCGCGCCCCACCGCCGCCACCAGAATATCGGCACTGCGGCACATGGCAGGCAGGTCCCTGGTGCGCGAATGCGCGATTGTCACGGTGCAACTGTCACCCAGCAACAGCTGCGCCATGGGCTTGCCCACAATATTGGACCGGCCCACGACGACCGCATGCATCCCCGACAGGTCCCCGTGATAATCACGCAGCATCATCAGGCACCCAAGCGGGGTGCAGGGCACCATGCTTTTCTGTCCGGTCCCCAACAGACCGACATTCGAGATGTGAAAGCCGTCAACATCCTTGGCGGGATCAATCGCATTGATCACCAGATCGGAATCCAGATGCGCGGGAAGGGGCAATTGCACAAGAATACCATGCACTTCGGGGTCACGGTTCAACCTGTCGATCAGGTCAAGCAGATGGGCTTCCGAGGTGTCATCGGCCAGCTTGTGTTCAAACGAGTTCATCCCGGCTTCAAGCGTCTGTTTGCCCTTGGAGCGCACATAGACCTGACTTGCAGGATCATCCCCCAGCAGCACCACGGCCAGACCGGGTGTCAGGCTGTGATCCGCCTTCAGCCTGCCTACATGCGTTGCAACCTTGGCCCGAACCCGCGCTGCAAATTCCTTACCGTCGATAATAGCTGCGCTCATGCGTCGATCCTTTGTTCAGCTTGGCCTTTGTTCAGCTTGGCCTTTGTTCAGCTTGGCCCCAACACGCGTTCCTCGCGTGCAATCGACCAGTCAATGATCTGTTGCCACAATCCGTGCGTCAACTCGGCGTCCAGACCGGCACGCGTGGCGTTTTGGTTAATATTGTCCAGCACCTGCGCCACGCGCTCGTCGATGCGCGCGGGCAACCCTGCGGCGGGCTTCAACTGCGCGGCGCGGTCGATATAGCCTACGCGTTCTGCCAGCAGGGCAATCAGGGCGCAATCAATCCGGTCAATCTCGGCGCGCAATTCGGTCATGTTCTGACATTGTGCTGCACTGGGCATAGGGGACACTCCATTCTTCATGAACCTGCTGCCTCCTACCCTGCGGGCCGGTGCTGTGCAATGTGCCCATAGGGGATGGTGGGCGGGGCGATGCGCGCATATGCGCGCGAGCGTCCGTCCATCACCCCCGCTGCGGTCAGAACAAGCCCTCAATCAGCCCTTCGTCGTTGAACCTGATCGATTGCGCTGCCGGTTTGCGTGGCAAGCCGGGCATGGTCATGATCTCGCCGCAGATGACCACAATGAAACCGGCCCCTGCCGCAAGGCGCACTTCGCGCACCGGCACCGAATGGTTGACAGGTGCGCCCCGGCGGTTCGGGTCGGTGGTAAAGGAATACTGCGTCTTGGCCATACATATCGGCAAATGGCCATATCCCGCCGCTTCCCATTCCTTCAACTGGTTGCGGATCTTGGCATCGGCCAGCACCTCGTCGGCGCGGTATATGCGCCGCGCTACAGTTTCGATCTTCTCGAACAGCGGCATGTCATCGCCATAAAGGGGCGCGAACTGTGCGCGGTCCCCGTCGGCGATTTCCGCAACACGCGTTGCCAGTTCAGCAATCCCCGCCGACCCTTGCGCCCAGTGGCGACACAAGATCGCCTCTGCCCCAAGGGAGGCGACATAGTCCTGAACCGCCGCAACTTCGGCATCTGTGTCGGAATGGAAATGGTTGATCGCCACGACCACCGGAACGCCAAAGGATTTGACATTCTCGACATGGCGTCCAAGGTTCGGACACCCTTTCTTGACGGCGTCCACATTCTCGGCCCCAAGATCGGCCTTGGCCACCCCGCCATTCATTTTCATCGCGCGCACAGTGGCCACGATCACCGCGACCGACGGTGTCAGCCCTGCCTTGCGGCATTTGATGTTGAAAAACTTCTCGGCCCCCAGATCAGCGCCAAACCCCGCTTCGGTGACGACATAATCCGCCAGGCCCAGCGCGGTTTGCGTGGCCACAACCGAATTACAGCCATGTGCGATATTGGCAAACGGGCCGCCATGGACGAAAGCCGGGTTGTTTTCCAGCGTCTGCACCAGATTGGGCTGCATCGCATCTTTCAACAGCACCGTCATCGCGCCCTCTGCGCCAATATCGCGGCAGTAAATCGCGGTCTTGTCACGGCGATACGCAATCACAATGTCACCCAGACGGTTTTGCAGATCTTCCAGATCAGCCGCAAGGCACAGGATTGCCATCACTTCGGACGCAACTGTGATGTCAAATCCGGTCTGGCGCGCAAACCCGTTCGACACACCGCCAAGGCTGACAACAATATCACGCAGCGCGCGGTCGTTCATGTCCATGACACGCCGCCATGTGATGCGGCGTTCGTCAATCTCCAGCTCGTTGCCCCAATAGATATGGTTGTCAATCATCGCCGACAGCAGGTTATGCGCCGATGTGATGGCGTGAAAATCACCTGTGAAATGCAGGTTCATGTCTTCCATCGGCACGACCTGCGAATAGCCGCCGCCAGCGGCCCCGCCCTTCATGCCGAAATTCGGCCCAAGGCTGGCTTCACGAATGCAGATCGCAGCGTTTTTGCCGATTGCATTCAGACCATCGCCCAAACCCACGGTGGTGGTGGTCTTGCCTTCGCCCGCAGGGGTGGGGTTGATCGCGGTCACCAGAATCAGCTTGCCGCGCGTTCGCCCGCGCGCATCGGCCACGAATTCCTGACTGACCTTGGCCTTGTCATGCCCGAAGGGTAACAGATGCTCAGACGGGATGCCCAGCTTCGCGCCGATTTCCTGAATGGGCTTCTTCTTGGCCTCGCGGGCTATTTCGATGTCGGTCTTGAAGGTCATGTGTTCTCGTCCCTGCGGTAAGGTGTCGCTGCTGCCACAGCTATAGCGGTGCGGGGCCGGACACACAGCCGCGATTCCGACATTTTCGGCACCGGAAACGCCTTTCGCATTTCCGATTGGAAACCAAAGGGGTGCAGCGGGAAACCTGCGCCCTGAAACAGTAAAAAGGCACGGGGGGATATGCCCCCCGTGCCTTAGTGTGATTTATAGTTTCAATGATCGCCGTGATCAGCCTTTTTTCAGGCAGCGGCTTCCCAGCACTTCGGCAATCTGCACCGCATTCAACGCAGCACCCTTGCGCAGGTTATCGCTGACGCACCATATGTTCAGGCCGTTATCGATGGTCGAGTCCTGACGGATGCGGCTGATAAAGGTTGCGTATTCGCCCACGCATTCGATCGGGGTGATGTAGCCACCGGCTTCGCGCTTGTCGATCACCAGAATACCGGGCGCTTCGCGCAGAATTTCGCGGGCTTCATCCTCGTCCAGAAAATCCTCGAATTCGATGTTGATGGATTCGGAATGCCCCACGAAAACCGGCACGCGCACGCAGGTCGCCGTGACCTTGATTTTGGTGTCGATAATCTTCTTGGTTTCGGCGACCATTTTCCATTCTTCTTTTGTCGAACCGTCATCCATGAAAACATCGATATGCGGGATGACATTGAACGCGATCTGCTTTGGATAGACGCTTGGCGCCACTTCCTGACCGGGGACATACACGCCCTTGGTCTGGTTCCACAGCTCGTCAATGGCTTCCTTGCCCGACCCCGACACCGATTGATAGGTGCTGACCACCACGCGCTTGATGCGGGCACGGTCATGCAACGGCTTCAGCGCCACCACCATCTGCGCGGTGGAACAGTTCGGGTTGGCGATGATGTTTTTCTTGGTGTAGCCATCCACCGCTTCGGCGTTCACTTCCGGCACCACCAGCGGCACATCGGGGTCGTAACGATACAGCGACGAATTGTCGATCACCACACAGCCCGCCTTGGCCGCGATGGGGGCGTATTTCTGGGTGGCTTCGGACCCGATGGCAAACAAGGCCATGTCCCAGCCCGTGAAATCGAACTGCTCCAGATCCTGACATTTCAAAGTTCGGTCGCCAAAGCTGACTTCGGTTCCCTGAGAGCGGCGCGATGCCAGCGCAGCAATCTCGTCAACCGGAAACTCGCGCTCGGCGAGGATATTCAGCATTTCGCGGCCCACATTCCCTGTGGCACCGACAACGACGACTCTATAGCCCATATTGGCCTCCTTGAAACAAGTGATTGGGCACATACCGCATCCGTGGCGAAAGGTGAAGGGGCGCGTTCTTCAAGGATTTGTGCCACGCTTTTTCACCGCCCCGCGCCTAAGGCCGTCACGCGCCACGCGTATGATTTCATTTTGCATATAATTTAGCCAAAGTGCACAAAATTTAACCGTCTTGCATCTGCGCACGGCCTCGCCCTCGCATTCCGGCGCGCCCCGATGCGGCGGGGCTGGATTGGCCACCCAAGCCCTTGATAGCGACACATCATATATAGAGGTGCGCATGATCCCGCTGAAACTGTCAGACCCCCACCAGCGCAGCAAGGGCCTTGCCCGTGCAGAGTTCTTTGCGCAAGGCGGGCGGGCCGTTCTGGGCGATCTGTATCAACAAGGGTCCGCCAAACTGATTGTTCTGCCGGGGCCGGAACTGGTGTTTCTGAACACATCTGGCGGGTTAACGGGGGGCGACAGGCTGGGCCTGAACATTACCTTGGGCGCGCAGTGCCGCCTGACCGCCACCACCCAGACGGCCGAACGCGCCTATCGCAGCACATCGGGCGCAGCACATGTCGATATTGCCATGACTGTGGGGGATGGCGCGCATCTGGACTGGCTGCCGCAGGAAACCATTTTGTTTGACGCCGCGCAATTGCGCCGGCGCACCATCATCACCCTTGGGGTGGGCGCAAGCTGCCTGATGGCCGAAACCGTGGTTCTGGGACGCGCCGCCATGGGCGAGCATGTCACAGCGCTGGATTTCCACGACTGGCGGCTGATCCGGCACGGCGACACGCCCTGCCATGCCGAGGCCTTGGCGCTGGACGCCCCGCGCCTGAACAGCCGTGCCGCAGGGCTGGCGGGCATGCGCGCGTTTGCAACGCTGGTTCTGGTCGCAGATGGTGCGCAGGACAAACTGGCGCTGGCGCGCGCCGCCCTGCACCCCGACCCAGACGTGAACGCCGCCGCATCCGCGATGCCGGGGCGGCTGGTGGTGCGCCTGATGGCGCGCGACAACTGGCCCTTGCGCAAACAGATGGTGCGGCTGCTGCATGCGCTGCGCCCTTCCCCCCTTCCCCGTGTCTGGCAAATGTGAGTAGATCTTCATGAACCTGAACCCTCGTGAAAAAGACAAGCTTCTGGTGGCACTGGCCGCCATGGTGGCGCGCAACCGGCTGGCGCGCGGCGTCAAGCTGAACCACCCCGAAGCCATCGCCCTGATCACCGATTATGTGGTCGAAGGGGCGCGTGACGGGCGCAGCGTGGCCGACCTGATGCAGGCTGGCGCGCATGTCATCACGGCTGATCAATGCATGGACGGCATTCCATCCATGATCCATTCGGTGCAGGTCGAAGCCACCTTTCCCGATGGCACAAAACTGGTCACCGTTCACCACCCCATCCGCGAAAGGGCACCGACATGATCCCCGGACAGATATTCACCCTTGATGGCGAGATCGAAGTGAATGCAGGCCAGCCGGTCACCACGCTGATGGTTGCCAATACCGGCGACCGGCCCATTCAGGTGGGCAGCCATTTCCATTTTGCCGAAGCCAATGCCGGGCTTGAATTTGACCGCGCTGCCGCCCACGGGCTGCGGCTGGACATTGCTGCCGGAACCGCCGTGCGCTTTGAGCCGGGCCAGCGGCGCGACGTGTCGCTGGTGCCCTATGGCGGGGGGCGTATGGTTTACGGGTTCAATGGCAAGGTTATGGGGGCGCTCTGATGTCATTTCGGCCAAATATGATCCAACAGGATTTCAATAAGCGTTTGAAAAAAAGTGATTATGATCTTTCGAAGAATATCCTTGCTTTGCATTGGTTGCCTCGCTCCTTTGTTTGGAAAAGATCGATTCGCTTGATCGGCAACCCCTCTAATAAGCGCATTTTTTTGTGTTGTGCGGCATTTTTTTCAAGACGCTCCTTGCACCAATTGATTAACAGTCAACTGCTCTTAGGCCTTAAACAACAAGTTAGATCCGTTAGGCTTCTGTTAACTTCTGTTAACTCACCGGACGATCACAAAAGTGTGATGGGGGTGCTGTAAATGTCATACAAGATCACACGCGAAGCCTATGCCGACATGTATGGCCCGACCGTGGGCGACAAGGTGCGGCTGGGCGATACCGATTTGATAATCGAGGTGGAACGCGACCTGATCACCGAACGCGCAGGCGGCGGCACAGGGCCAAACAGCGCGCGCTACGGCGAGGAGGTCAAGTTCGGCGGCGGCAAGGTCATCCGCGACGGGATGGGCCAGTCCCAACTGACCCGCGCACAGGGCGCCATGGATACGGTCATCACCAATGCGCTGATCGTGGATTACACCGGCATCATCAAGGCCGATGTGGGCCTGCGCGGCGGGCGTATTGCCAAGATCGGCAAGGCCGGAAACCCCGACACCCAACCCGGTGTTGATGTCATCATCGGGCCGGGCACCGAAATCATCGCGGGCGAAGGCAAAATCCTGACCGCAGGCGGGTTTGATGCGCATATCCATTTCATCTGCCCCCAACAGATTGATGATGCGCTGCATTCGGGCCTGACCACCATGCTGGGGGGCGGCACTGGCCCTGCGCATGGCACGCTGGCCACCACCTGCACCCCCGGCCCGTGGCATCTGGGCCGGATGATGCAGGCGGCGGATGCGTTTCCCATGAATCTGGCATTCGCGGGCAAGGGCAATGCCAGCCTGCCTGACGCGCTGCACGAACAGGTGCGCGCAGGCGCGGCCGCGCTGAAACTGCACGAAGACTGGGGCACCACACCTGCCGCGATTGATAACTGCCTGAGTGTCGCGGATGAAACCGATGTGCAGGTCATGATCCACACAGATACGCTGAATGAATCGGGGTTTGTGGAAAACACCATTGCAGCCATCAAGGGCCGCACCATCCACGCCTTTCATACCGAAGGGGCGGGTGGCGGCCATGCGCCCGATATCATCAAGGTGGTCAGCAGCCAGAATATCCTGCCCAGCTCCACCAACCCGACCATGCCCTACACTGTCAACACCATCGAGGAACATCTGGACATGCTGATGGTGTGCCACCATCTGGACCGCAAGGTGCCCGAAGATGTGGCCTTTGCGGAATCGCGCATCCGGCGTGAAACCATCGCGGCCGAAGATATATTGCATGACATGGGCGCGTTTTCGGTGATTTCATCGGACAGTCAGGCCATGGGCCGCGTGGGCGAAGTAATCACCCGCACATGGCAGACCGCCCATAAGATGAAGCTCCAGCGCGGGCGGCTGGCCGAGGAGTCCGGCGACAACGACAATTTCCGCGTGCGCCGCTATATTGCGAAATACACCATCAACCCCGCAATCGTGCATGGCATGTCGCGCCATATCGGCAGCGTGGAAGAAGGCAAGCGCGCCGATCTGGTCCTGTGGTCGCCCGCGTTTTTCGGCGCGAAGCCTGAAATGGTGCTGATGGGCGGGTCCATCGTCGTGGCGCAGATGGGCGATCCCAACGCGTCCATCCCCGTGCAGCCCATGCATTCGCGCCCCATGTTCGGGGCTTTTGGGCGGGCAGTCGAACAGTCTGCCGTGATATTCGTGTCGCAGGCAGGGCAATCTGCGGGCATCGGCGCGGAACTGGGGCTGGCAAAATCCACACTTGCGGTGGAGAACTGCCGCGAAATCGGCAAATCCGACATGCGCCTGAACAGCGCCACCCCCCAGATCGAAGTCGACCCCGAAACCTATGAAGTGCGCGCCGATGGTGTGCTTCTGACCTGCGAACCGGCGTCCGAGCTGCCGCTTGCGCAGCGTTATTTCCTGTTCTGATGCCCATGTTTCACCCAAGTCTGGCGCAAGGATGCAACAGTCGCGCAAAAAATGCCGCAGCGCAGCATTGCGCACGCGCTGTTGAGAAGAAATTTACCCCCTGCTGTGATACTGCATATCCGTGGGAGGAGTGTTTCTACCTGACGGAGGGTGAAATGCGACAACGACCAGCAAATTCCAACCTTAGTCCGCAGCAATCCCAGCGGCTTGATTGTTTTCTGGCCTCTACCGGATTTGGCTGCAACCCGTCCCAATCCCGCACGGCGCGCGAAGCTGAATTTGCGCGCCTTGACCGCCTGCCAGATGGCGCGCTTGCGTCCATGGGCCTGAACCGGCGCGGATTGGCGGCGCATGTTTATCGTGATCTTTTCCACATAGGTGCAAAATGACCGACCTTCCTCCCCTGAACCGGCTTTTGAAAACCCGACCCGACCGCTGTGACGGCGCTGTCATTCTGGATTATGACGGACGCATGATCCGGCGCAAACGCCTGACCACCGCCGAAGGGCGCGGCTTCATGGTAAATTTGCCTGAAGTCACAAACCTTGATGCCTATTGGGGCCTTGAGCTGGCAGACGGCACCACACTGGAAATCGTCGCCGCTGACGAACCCCTGATCGAAGTCACCGGCGATCTGCCCCGCCTTGCATGGCATATCGGCAACCGCCACACGCCCTGCCAGATTGACGCAAACCGCATGCTGGTGCGCCACGATCATGTGATTGAAGCCATGTTGCGCCAATTGGGGGCCAGCCTGCGCCATATCAGTGGCCCCTTCACACCCGAAGGGGGCGCCTATGGTCATGGCCGCACGATGGGCCATTCGCATGGGCCGGACACCGGCCATAGCCATGATCATGGGCATGCACATGGCCATGATCATCCCCACCATACGCACGCCTGATCCATGCTGTCACCCGCCGCACTGACCCTTGTCCAATGGCTGTCCCCGGCATTCCCGACCGGCGCCTTCGCCTATAGTCACGGGCTGGAACAGGTCATTGCCGATGGCTGCGTGCATGATGCCGGCAGCCTGCGCGACTGGCTGGCCGATGTGGTGCAGTTCGGCACCGGCTGGCAGGATGCCGTGCTGATGGCGCAGGCGCTGAAGGATGGTGCGGATCCGGATGCGCTGGACGCGCTTAGTGTGGCATTGCAACCCTGCGCCGAACGCCTGTGCGAAGCGCGCGAACAAGGGGCGGCCTTCGCGCGCACCCTTGGCATCATGACGGGCCAGACACTCCCGCCGCGCACCCTGCCCCTGACTGTGGCCTGCGCCGCGCGGCCCCTTGACCTGCCCGCAAGGGACGTGATTGCGCTGTATCTTCAGGGCTTTGCCAGCAATCTGGTCACCATGGGCGTCAAACATATCCCGCTGGGCCAAAGTGCGGGCCAGAAAGTGCTGGCCGGTCTGCTGCCCGTCATCATAGATGTCGCCACGCATGCTGAAGCCGCAGAACCCGATGCATTCGCGAATTCCTGCCTTGCCGCCGATCTGGCCGCAATGCACCATGAAACCAAGGAAACAAGGCTTTACCGGACATGAACACAACGCCTTCCAACATGCACGGCCCGTTGCGCGTGGGTATCGGCGGCCCCGTCGGTGCAGGCAAAACAACGCTGACCGAACATCTGGCGCGCGCGCTTGCGCAGCGCTGTTCCATGGCGGTCATCACCAATGACATCTACACCCGCGAAGATGCGGACGCACTGGTGCGCGCGCAGGTGCTGTCTGCCGACCGCATTCGCGGGGTAGAAACCGGCGGTTGCCCGCATACGGCCATCCGCGAAGATGCCAGCATCAACCTTGCCGCCATTGCAGATCTGAACCACGCCTTCCCCGATCTGGACCTGATACTGATTGAATCGGGCGGCGACAATCTGGCCGCAACCTTCTCGCCGGAACTGGCGGATATCACCATCTATGTCATCGACACCGCCGCAGGGCAGGACATCCCGCGCAAACGCGGACCGGGCGTCACCAAATCCGGCATGCTGGTGGTCAACAAGATTGATATGGCCCCGCATGTGGGCGTTGATCCGGTGTTGCTGGAACACGACACGCAGCGCGCACGCGGGCGCTTGCCCTATGTCATGGCCAGCCTGAAACAGGGGCACGGGCTGGACGTGGTGGTGGCATTCCTTGAACGTGAAGGCGGCCTCGTCCTGCGCCCCGACCCCGCGCAGACCATTCAACGGCAAAGCGCCTGATCCGGTCTTCAGAAACGGACACAGGCGTCATCTGACATGCTATGCAACGGGCTGCATCTATGCGCGGCATCGGCCTTCATCTTGCCAAAAATACTCAAAACCCACCCATCAGGTATGGCCGCACCCCGCCAAGGTGCCGAATCCTGAACATGTTGCCTATTTTGCGGGCGACACTGCATAAGATTTCCGCCCCATTTTTCCAGACACAACGCCGCAATGCAGCAATAATATTAGACACAAACGCGTGATTTTGCCTAATTTTTTGGCATAACCCCGAACCCAACCCTGTTGCCAGCAAATCAAAGCACCCCAAAATTGCATCACGCACGCCTGCGTTCCACAACATATTTGCTGGTTGAAAGATCAGCATCAAACATGCCCAACGGCCTGATCCTGGCAGATGCCGACCGTTGGACATGGCAACAAGAATGCTGCTCTGACGGATATGGGGCCTTGAACGCGTGATTCAACCCGGACCGTCAGTCGCATAAGATCATCAAAGGAGAATGCGTCTTATGACAACCAAAACCCTGCTTGCTTCTGCTGCGGCCTCGGCGTTACTGATCACGTCCGGCCCTGCATTTGCCGATTGCCCGATCAAGGTCGGTGTGCTGCACTCTCTGTCTGGCAGTATGGCCATTTCCGAAACCACGCTGCGCGATGTCATGTTGATGCTGGTTGACCAGCAAAACACCGCAGGCGGCCTGCTGGGCTGCGAAATCGAAGCCGTCGTTGTGGACCCCGCATCGGACTGGCCACTCTTTGCCGAACGTGCCCGCGAATTGCTGACTGTCAATGACGTGGACGTCATTTTCGGGGCCTGGACCTCGGTCAGTCGCAAGGCTGTGCTGCCGGTTCTGGAAGAACTGAACGGGCTGATGTTCTATCCGGTCCAGTATGAAGGGCAGGAAAGCTCGCGCAATGTGTTCTACACTGGTGCTGCCCCCAACCAGCAAGCCATCCCTGCCGTGGATTATTTCCTTGAAGAACTGGGTGTTGAAAGCTTCGCATTGCTGGGCACGGATTATGTGTATCCCCGCACCACCAATGCCATTCTTGAGGCTTATTTGTTGTCCAAAGGCATTGCGGCTGAAGATATTTTTGTAAATTACACCCCGTTTGGTCATTCAGACTGGTCCACCATCGTGTCCGATGTCGTGGCCCTTGGCGCAGGCGGCAAACAGGTCGGCGTGATTTCCACCATCAACGGTGACGCCAATATCGGCTTTTACACCGAACTGGCCGCCCAGGGCGTCAGCGCGGATGATATTCCCGTAGTTGCGTTTTCTGTGGGCGAGGAAGAGCTTTCGGGCCTCGACACATCGCGCCTTGTCGGTCATCTGGCGGCATGGAACTACTTCATGTCGGCAGACACGCCCGAAAATGAAACCTTTATCGCCGCCTGGCATGACTTCATCGGCGATGACAGCCGCGTGACGAATGACCCGATGGAGGCCCATTACATCGGCTTCAACATGTGGGTCAACGCGGTCGAAGCTGCCGGCACCACTGATGTGGATGCCGTGCGCGAAGCAATGTGGGGTCAGGAAGTTCCCAACCTGACCGGCGGCACCGCTGTCATGTTGCCAAACCACCATCTGGCCAAGCCGGTTCTGATTGGCGAAATCCGTGCCGACGGGCAGTTCGACATCATCAGCCAGACCGGCGAAGTCGAAGGCGCCGCATGGACCCCCTATCTGGACGAAAGTGCCACGCTGGTCAGCGACTGGCAGGAACTGGGTTGCGGCATGTTCGACACAGCCACTGAAACCTGTGTCCAGCTGACATCCAACTACTAAGCAAGACGGGATGCAGGCCCAAGGGTTTGCATCCCCCTTATCTGAGTTGCGTCCTGCCTGAAGATATGAAAGCCCCTGCCATGTTGCGACGTCTTCGCCGCGTGCCCTTGTGCGCGTGTCTGATATTCCTTGGTATTTTCGTGGCCCTCATAGCCGCGCCCACAGCCGCGCATGCCCAAAGCACCAGCGACACGCCCTTGCAGGATGTGCTGCAAACCGTGCAGGCGCAGGTCGCAAGCCCGTCACGC
Above is a window of Roseinatronobacter sp. S2 DNA encoding:
- a CDS encoding urease accessory protein UreD, with amino-acid sequence MIPLKLSDPHQRSKGLARAEFFAQGGRAVLGDLYQQGSAKLIVLPGPELVFLNTSGGLTGGDRLGLNITLGAQCRLTATTQTAERAYRSTSGAAHVDIAMTVGDGAHLDWLPQETILFDAAQLRRRTIITLGVGASCLMAETVVLGRAAMGEHVTALDFHDWRLIRHGDTPCHAEALALDAPRLNSRAAGLAGMRAFATLVLVADGAQDKLALARAALHPDPDVNAAASAMPGRLVVRLMARDNWPLRKQMVRLLHALRPSPLPRVWQM
- a CDS encoding aspartate-semialdehyde dehydrogenase; amino-acid sequence: MGYRVVVVGATGNVGREMLNILAEREFPVDEIAALASRRSQGTEVSFGDRTLKCQDLEQFDFTGWDMALFAIGSEATQKYAPIAAKAGCVVIDNSSLYRYDPDVPLVVPEVNAEAVDGYTKKNIIANPNCSTAQMVVALKPLHDRARIKRVVVSTYQSVSGSGKEAIDELWNQTKGVYVPGQEVAPSVYPKQIAFNVIPHIDVFMDDGSTKEEWKMVAETKKIIDTKIKVTATCVRVPVFVGHSESINIEFEDFLDEDEAREILREAPGILVIDKREAGGYITPIECVGEYATFISRIRQDSTIDNGLNIWCVSDNLRKGAALNAVQIAEVLGSRCLKKG
- a CDS encoding LytTR family DNA-binding domain-containing protein gives rise to the protein MTMRFRALQLTLREWRETGALWLGLTVLATLAGPFGTMDALSLRPRALYWGGVIAGAIVLHFALRRLQQHLPARPVMRAAVSVAYAVILGGLVFGLNVVLFPGWHAGNMAGFLWLVMIVLVIAGAIHALMIWLRPANATEGDTTAADIFVARLPLQKRGPLIRLEAQDHYLLVVTRNGSELILMRMADAEAALHGAGIRVHRSHWVVPEEILRVERRQGRVVLGMADGAEVPVSRSNLPALRAAGLLPA
- a CDS encoding formate--tetrahydrofolate ligase; translation: MTFKTDIEIAREAKKKPIQEIGAKLGIPSEHLLPFGHDKAKVSQEFVADARGRTRGKLILVTAINPTPAGEGKTTTTVGLGDGLNAIGKNAAICIREASLGPNFGMKGGAAGGGYSQVVPMEDMNLHFTGDFHAITSAHNLLSAMIDNHIYWGNELEIDERRITWRRVMDMNDRALRDIVVSLGGVSNGFARQTGFDITVASEVMAILCLAADLEDLQNRLGDIVIAYRRDKTAIYCRDIGAEGAMTVLLKDAMQPNLVQTLENNPAFVHGGPFANIAHGCNSVVATQTALGLADYVVTEAGFGADLGAEKFFNIKCRKAGLTPSVAVIVATVRAMKMNGGVAKADLGAENVDAVKKGCPNLGRHVENVKSFGVPVVVAINHFHSDTDAEVAAVQDYVASLGAEAILCRHWAQGSAGIAELATRVAEIADGDRAQFAPLYGDDMPLFEKIETVARRIYRADEVLADAKIRNQLKEWEAAGYGHLPICMAKTQYSFTTDPNRRGAPVNHSVPVREVRLAAGAGFIVVICGEIMTMPGLPRKPAAQSIRFNDEGLIEGLF
- a CDS encoding chorismate mutase translates to MPSAAQCQNMTELRAEIDRIDCALIALLAERVGYIDRAAQLKPAAGLPARIDERVAQVLDNINQNATRAGLDAELTHGLWQQIIDWSIAREERVLGPS
- a CDS encoding DUF2306 domain-containing protein; translated protein: MALTLAPLVNTTLAIQIHTAAAMIAIVVTLLIFTRPRGSRAHRRLGWVWVGAMLTVALTSFGIRHGGPLWGYGWIHLLSLWVIAGIGYALIQIRRGQIARHRGMMLGMVWGGLVIAGAFTLAPGRIMHAVLIGG
- the folD gene encoding bifunctional methylenetetrahydrofolate dehydrogenase/methenyltetrahydrofolate cyclohydrolase FolD yields the protein MSAAIIDGKEFAARVRAKVATHVGRLKADHSLTPGLAVVLLGDDPASQVYVRSKGKQTLEAGMNSFEHKLADDTSEAHLLDLIDRLNRDPEVHGILVQLPLPAHLDSDLVINAIDPAKDVDGFHISNVGLLGTGQKSMVPCTPLGCLMMLRDYHGDLSGMHAVVVGRSNIVGKPMAQLLLGDSCTVTIAHSRTRDLPAMCRSADILVAAVGRAEMISGDWVKPGATVIDVGINRVEREGRNKLVGDVHFESAAAVAGAITPVPGGVGPMTIACLLANTVTAACRANGLPEPEGLTV